Part of the Polyangiaceae bacterium genome, CGCGGCGCGTCGAACGGCAGCATCTCGCTCCAGCCGTAGCGCTCCGGGTACTCGCGCCAGGGGCCTTCGCAGCGTTCGCGCGCGGAGCAAGCCTGGCACGGCGGCCCCTGCACCTTGCCCTCGCGCACCCGCCACTCCGAGTAGTCGAGCCGGCCGTCGAGGTCGCTCACCGTGGTGAGCGGGATGGTCGCCTCGACCGCCAGCTCCTGCATGCCACGCAAGAAGCACAGCGGGACCGCCTCGGTGCAGAGGCGGAGGCCACGCTCCCTCGCGACCCGTTCGGCGCGGCGGAGGGGCTCCACGAGCTCCGACAAACGCGGCACGATCTCGTCGAAGCGCTCGAGCGCCGTGCCCACCGGGTGCACGAAGGCGAGCTGCGCGTTCCTCACGCCAAGGCCCGCGAGGTAGGCGACGAGCTCGTCGAGCAGCTCGACGTTGCGCCTGGTGATCACGCTGTTGGTGACCACCGGCAGACCGGCCTCGAGCGCATTGGCGATCCCACGCGTGGTCTCCGCGAAGCTCCCAGGCGCGCGGGTGAGCTCGTCGTGAACCGCGGCGCTCGCCCCGTGCAAGGACGGAGAGATCTCGGTCACCCCCGCCTCGACCAGCGCCGCGAGCACGTCTCGGTAGGCGAGCAGGCGCCCGTTGGTCTGGAGCTGCACGCTGGAGAAGCCCAGCGCCCGAGCGGCCCGCACCAGCGGCAAGAGCTTCTTGTAGAGCGTGGGCTCGCCACCGGTCAGGACGACCCCTGTGGCGTCCGGCCGCGCCGCCCGGAGCTCCGAGAGCAAGAGCGCCGGCGGCCGGGCAGCGCACTCCGTTCGCTTCTCGCCCTGGGCACAGAATAGACAGCGGTTGTTGCAGGCGAAGCCGAGCTTGAGGTCCAGGCGTCGCGCGACTTCCACGCGACGAGGTTAGCACGCTACGCTTGGCTCACATGCGCCTACTCGAGCTGGGTGTGAGACCGAGGCGACCCGGCAAGCTGGTGCCCGTGCGCCACCGCAAGGTCGGCGGCGCGGTGCTGCTGGCCTCGCACTTCGGCGACTGGGTGTTCGTCAGCGAGGCCGAGCACGCGGAGCTCATGGCCGGCAAGCTCGAGGAGGGTTCCGAGCTCGAGGCGCGCCTGCGCTCGCGGAACCTGCTCGCGGACTCGCTCGACACCGTCGCGCTCGCCGAGCGCATGCGCAGGAAGAAGTCGTTCCTGCGCTACGGCCCGAACCTGCACGTGCTGGTGGTCACGCTGCGCTGCAACGAGACCTGCGTGTACTGCCACGCCAGCCGCGCCGCCATGGACCGCGTGGACACCGACATGTCGCGGGAGACCGCCGAGAAGTGCGTGGACCTGGCGCTCCGCTCCACCGCCCCGCGCATCACCCTGGAGTTCCAGGGCGGCGAGCCCCTCGCCAACTTCCCCGTAGTGCAGCACGCCATCGAGTACGCTCTGGCCAAGAACCGCGCCTACGGCAAGGAGCTCGAGTTCACCATGGTGAGCAACCTGTCGCTCTTGAACGACGAGCGGCTCGACTACCTGGTGAAGAACAAGGTGCAGATCTGCACCAGCATCGACGGGCCGCCGACGCTGCACGACAAACAGCGCGTGCTGGCCGGCGGCAGCGCTTTTCAGCAAGCATCGGGCTGGATCCGCGCCATCAACCAGCGCTACGCGGACATCGGGCTCGACCCGACGCTGTACCATGTGGAGGCGCTGATCACCGTCACTCGGGCGGCCCTGGACTACCCTCGCGAGGTCGTCGACACCTACCTCGAGCTCGGCTGCCGCGCGCTGTTCCTGCGCCCGCTCGATCCCTTCGGCTTCGCCAGCGAGACGGGCCACAAGATCGAGTACGCGCGGCGGAGCTACCTCGACTTCTATCGAGAGGCCGTGGACTACATGTTGGAGAAGAACGCGGCAGGCGCGGAGATCTTGGAGCGGTACGCGGCCATCTTCCTGACGAAGATCCTGACCGGCGACGACCCCAACTTCCTGGACATCCGCTCGCCGTGCGGGGCGGGCATCGGACAGCTCGCCTACAACTACGACGGCAGCCTCTTCACTTGCGACGAGGGCCGCATGCTGCACGAGATGGGGGACGATCTGTTCCTGCTCGGCAAGGCCGGCGAGACCAAGTACCGCGAGATCATGACCCACGACACCGTGCGGGCGATGATCGCCGCTTCGAACCTGGACGCTCAGCCGGACTGCGTGAGCTGCACCTACGCGGCCTACTGCGGCATCTGTCCGGTCCACAACTACGAGACGCAGGGCTCGCTCCACGGCCGCATGCGCGAGAGCGACTGGTGCGCCGTGCACAAGGGCATCCAAGACTACTTGTTCGACAAGCTCCGGCAGAACGACCCGGCGGTGGTGAAGACCCTGGAGCGCTGGACCACCGCCCGAGAGCGCTCGCACTTCCTCCAGCAGTGCGCGTCGAGCTGAAATCCCTGGAAGATCCGCACTGTCCGGGTGGTCAGGGCGCAGATCTCTGTTGATCGGCAGCGCCCCATGCCGTAAGAGCCCCGCCCAAGCGGGCGGGATAACTCACAGAAATTCTCGGAGAAGCCATGGCGAGTCAGCGAACGCTCTGCATCATCAAGCCCGACGCGGTCGAGAAGCGCGTCCAAGGGCACATCCTCCAGCGCCTGCTCGACGAAGGCTTCAAGGTCGTCGCCATGCGGCAGGCCCACCTGACCCGTGCCCAGGCGGAGGGCTTCTACGCCGTCCACCGCGAGCGTCCCTTCTTCGACGAGCTCTGCACCTTCATGACCCGTGGCCCCGTGGTGCTGGTCGCCCTCGAGCGCGAGAACGCCGTCCAGCACTACCGCGACGTGATCGGCGCGACGGACCCGGCCAAGGCCGCGCCGGGTACCATCCGCAAGCTGTACGGCTCCAACGTCGGCGAGAACGCTTGCCACGGCTCCGACTCGGAAGAGAACGGGCTCAAGGAGTGCGCGTACTTCTTCCCTGGCCACTCCCTGCTCTGAGCCCCACGTTCCCGCCATGGAGCGCGGTAGACCCGAGGGAACGCCCGGCGAGCCGGCGCGGCTCGAGGCGGAGCGCGGCCATTTGCGCGACGCCCTCGGGAGCGTGCGGAACCTGGCCCAGATCCTGCACAGCGTGCGCGTCGGGCCGCGCTCCATCGAGAGCGTGCTGCCCGACGTGCGCGACTCGTGCGCCGCCATCGATTCCCACGCCAAGACGCTGCTCGACTCCGTCGCCGCTCGCCTGCCGGATGACGCAGCCCCCGACGAGCTCCTGGCCTGGATGCTCCCGCGCACGCGCGAGTTGGAGTGCGAGCTCGGCGCGGCGCTCGGCAAGCCCGTCAACGCGAAGGCACGGCTCCGACTCGAGCAAGTGGTGACGCGCGTCTCGCGGGAGCTCGAAGCCGGACGCGCCTTGGTGGACCTGCTGGACGAGGCGGTGCGCGGCGCTCGCGTGCAGCTCGATCTGGCCGAGCTGCTCCGACATGCCCATGTTTCCCGCGACGACGGCGATCGAATCG contains:
- a CDS encoding radical SAM protein, with amino-acid sequence MEVARRLDLKLGFACNNRCLFCAQGEKRTECAARPPALLLSELRAARPDATGVVLTGGEPTLYKKLLPLVRAARALGFSSVQLQTNGRLLAYRDVLAALVEAGVTEISPSLHGASAAVHDELTRAPGSFAETTRGIANALEAGLPVVTNSVITRRNVELLDELVAYLAGLGVRNAQLAFVHPVGTALERFDEIVPRLSELVEPLRRAERVARERGLRLCTEAVPLCFLRGMQELAVEATIPLTTVSDLDGRLDYSEWRVREGKVQGPPCQACSARERCEGPWREYPERYGWSEMLPFDAPRSGAGSPSR
- the ndk gene encoding nucleoside-diphosphate kinase: MASQRTLCIIKPDAVEKRVQGHILQRLLDEGFKVVAMRQAHLTRAQAEGFYAVHRERPFFDELCTFMTRGPVVLVALERENAVQHYRDVIGATDPAKAAPGTIRKLYGSNVGENACHGSDSEENGLKECAYFFPGHSLL
- the hxsB gene encoding His-Xaa-Ser system radical SAM maturase HxsB produces the protein MRLLELGVRPRRPGKLVPVRHRKVGGAVLLASHFGDWVFVSEAEHAELMAGKLEEGSELEARLRSRNLLADSLDTVALAERMRRKKSFLRYGPNLHVLVVTLRCNETCVYCHASRAAMDRVDTDMSRETAEKCVDLALRSTAPRITLEFQGGEPLANFPVVQHAIEYALAKNRAYGKELEFTMVSNLSLLNDERLDYLVKNKVQICTSIDGPPTLHDKQRVLAGGSAFQQASGWIRAINQRYADIGLDPTLYHVEALITVTRAALDYPREVVDTYLELGCRALFLRPLDPFGFASETGHKIEYARRSYLDFYREAVDYMLEKNAAGAEILERYAAIFLTKILTGDDPNFLDIRSPCGAGIGQLAYNYDGSLFTCDEGRMLHEMGDDLFLLGKAGETKYREIMTHDTVRAMIAASNLDAQPDCVSCTYAAYCGICPVHNYETQGSLHGRMRESDWCAVHKGIQDYLFDKLRQNDPAVVKTLERWTTARERSHFLQQCASS